One Lemur catta isolate mLemCat1 chromosome 26, mLemCat1.pri, whole genome shotgun sequence DNA window includes the following coding sequences:
- the LOC123627657 gene encoding coiled-coil domain-containing protein 144A-like isoform X6 produces MLQVELLSVEKEKGLPEKEISHSQEREKDLPHKNRMLQEELAMVRMERDKIKSQNEENEKKYLKDMEIMKEKYDDVYMTLLLNLETLTKTVSQYGEKLCVLTAENAMLKCKLESETQNKERLEEELASCHSRLTAATRDLDESETSRKHLELAFYTARHKWDHLQDKMNFYMSNLKENNEILSEKLSKAESKIDSLETELHHTRELLREKTLFLEVVQRDLRQTQRQTKEIEQTYGSDQSKVNPHMGKQESLEQRFCELQRENMLLRQQLHAAHNKAAQKDETVTNIQDQLQDIVKQSQAGSDKQSLLLEGKLQELTNECDRLKETMCHLEKESAERTIDQQKQALEFPCSKCGRQYAKNQVVQPESLPKEIIQERYEKLQTKNMRLKQAIVDLKNYMERNMVDRHQADQYKQEIKAKAEQTVAEQFKKINLFLQAYAAQRDKRQELREKEVAAVKREMELKVKFLESKLHKMKMYQEFDNVELQKISYSMKLEGEAKKSLACGPETLHTSFLHPCGSVQRQAETVHRITKPSSTSQIL; encoded by the exons ATGTTACAAGTAGAATTACTGtctgtggagaaagaaaaaggtctgCCTGAAAAAGAG ATTTCTCAtagccaagaaagagaaaaagatctacCCCATAAGAATCGCATGTTGCAGGAAGAACTTGCCATGGTGAGAATGGAGAGAGACAAAATTAAAagtcagaatgaagaaaatgaaaagaaatatctaaaggacatggaaattatgaaagaaaagtatGATGACGTTTACATGACTCTACTGCTGAATTTGGAAACATTAACTAAAACTGTGTCTCAGTATGGTGAGAAGCTTTGTGTTCTCACAGCTGAGAATGCAATGCTAAAGTGTAAACTGGAGAGTGAAacacaaaacaaggaaagactggaaGAAGAACTTGCCTCATGCCATTCCAGACTGACTGCCGCTACACGTGATCTTGATGAAAGTGAGACATCAAGAAAACACCTAGAGCTTGCTTTCTACACAGCAAGACACAAGTGGGATCACTTAcaagacaaaatgaatttttacatgtcgaatctaaaagaaaacaatgagattctttctgaaaaactttCTAAAGCAGAAAGTAAGATCGATAGCCTGGAAACGGAGCTCCATCACACAAGAGAGCTCCTCCGAGAAAAAACGTTGTTTTTAGAAGTTGTACAAAGAGACCTAAGGCAAACACAGCGCCAAACGAAGGAAATAGAACAAACGTATGGCAGTGACCAAAGCAAAGTGAATCCACACATGGGCAAGCAGGAATCTCTAGAGCAGAGATTCTGTgaactacaaagagaaaatatgttgctTCGACAGCAACTACATGCTGCTCACAACAAAGCTGCCCAGAAAGACGAGACAGTAACCAATATCCAGGACCAGCTTCAGGATATTGTGAAACAAAGTCAAGCTGGCAGTGACAAGCAAAGTCTGCTTCTAGAAGGAAAACTTCAGGAGCTCACCAATGAATGTGATCgtttaaaagaaacaatgtgtcatttggaaaaagagtctgcAGAAAGAACA ATTGATCAACAAAAACAAGCACTGGAATTTCCATGTTCAAAATGTGGACGTCAATATGCAAAGAATCAAGTTGTTCAGCCGGAATCGTtacctaaggaaataatccaagAAAGATATGAGAAATTACAGACAAAGAATATGAGGTTGAAGCAAGCAATAGTAGACCTCAAAAATTACATGGAAAGGAATATGGTAGACCGTCATCAAGCTGACCAGTATAAACAGGAGATTAAAGCAAAAGCCGAACAGACTGTTGCAgaacaattcaaaaaaatcaatctgTTTTTGCAG gcCTATGCAGCACAACGAGATAAGAGACAAGAattaagagagaaagaagtggCTGCAGTAAAGCGTGAGATGGAACTGAAAGTTAAATTTCTCGAATCTAAActccacaaaatgaaaatgtatcaagAATTTGATAATGTTGAATTGCAAAAGATAAGCTACTCTATGAAGTTAGAAGGAGAAGCTAAAAAATCCTTGGCATGTGGACCAGAAAC ACTCCACACTTCATTCCTGCATCCCTGTGGAAGTGTCCAGAGGCAGGCTGAAACTGTTCACAGAATAACCAAACCCTCCTCAACTTCTCAG ATCCTATAG